One window from the genome of Myxocyprinus asiaticus isolate MX2 ecotype Aquarium Trade chromosome 30, UBuf_Myxa_2, whole genome shotgun sequence encodes:
- the cpne4b gene encoding copine-4, producing MSNIYESAATTLGLFNSPCLTKVELRVACKGISDRDALSKPDPCVVLKMQSHGQWFEVDRTEVIRSSISPVFSKVFTVDYYFEEVQRLRFELHDISSNHNGLKEADFLGAMECTLGQIISQRKLSKALLKQGNTAGKSSITVTAEELSGNDDYVELAFSAKKLDDKDFFSKSDPFLEIFRVNDDGTASLVHRTETIMNNLNPVWKSFKVSLNTLCSGDQERELRCTVWDWDSNGKHDFIGEFQTTFKEMKSAMDGKLIQWECINPKYQVKKKNYRNSGMVILTLCKIIKMHSFLDYIMGGCQIQFTVAIDFTASNGDPRNSCSLHYIHPYQPNEYLKALIAVGEICQDYDSDKMFPAFGFGAQIPPDFKVSHDFAVNFDEDNPECAGIQGVVEAYQNCLPKIQLYGPTNIAPIIQKVANSASEEMHTKEAMEYFILLILTDGVITDMADTREAIVHASHLPMSVIIVGVGNADFSDMQMLDGDDGILRSPKGEPVLRDIVQFVPFHNFKHASPAALAKSVLAEVPNQVVDYYNGKGIKPKCLSDYESSRAFSP from the exons ATGAGCAACATCTATGAGTCAGCAGCCACCACACTGGGCCTCTTCAACAGCCCatgtctaacaaaagtggagctccGTGTGGCCTGCAAAGGAATATCTGACAGGGATGCTCTGTCCAAGCCTGATCCCTGCGTAGTCCTCAAGATGCAGTCCCATGGACAGTGGTTTGAG GTGGACCGGACAGAGGTGATTCGCAGCAGCATCAGTCCTGTCTTCTCCAAAGTCTTCACTGTGGACTACTATTTTGAAGAAGTGCAGCGGCTCCGTTTTGAGCTGCATGACATCAGCAGCAACCATAATGGACTCAAAGAGGCTGACTTTCTGGGTGCCATGGAGTGCACGCTCGGACAG ATTATATCACAGAGAAAACTCTCCAAAGCTTTACTAAAGCAAGGAAACACAGCCGGAAAATCATCTATTACA GTCACAGCGGAAGAGCTGTCTGGGAATGATGACTATGTGGAGTTAGCCTTCAGTGCCAAGAAACTGGATGACAAG gactTTTTTAGCAAGTCAGATCCATTTCTGGAAATCTTCAGAGTGAATGACGATGGCACAGCATCACTGGTGCACAGAACAGAG acCATAATGAACAACCTTAATCCTGTCTGGAAATCATTTAAAGTTTCTTTAAACACACTCTGCAGTGGAGACCAAGAGCGAGAGCTAAGG TGTACAGTATGGGACTGGGATTCTAATGGCAAACATGACTTTATTGGAGAATTTCAAACCACCTTCAAAGAGATGAAGTCAGCCATGGATGGGAAGCTg ATACAGTGGGAGTGCATCAATCCTAAGTACCAAGTGAAGAAGAAGAACTACAGAAATTCTGGGATGGTGATTCTTACCTTGTGCAAG ATTATTAAAATGCACTCTTTTCTGGATTACATCATGGGAGGTTGTCAAATTCAGTTCACA GTGGCGATTGATTTCACTGCTTCAAATGGTGACCCTCGAAACAGCTGCTCCCTCCACTACATCCACCCTTACCAGCCCAACGAGTACCTCAAAGCCCTGATTGCTGTTGGCGAGATCTGCCAGGACTATGACAG TGACAAAATGTTTCCTGCCTTTGGCTTTGGAGCCCAAATTCCACCAGACTTCAAA GTTTCACATGATTTTGCTGTGAATTTTGATGAGGACAACCCAGAATGTGCTG gtaTTCAAGGTGTGGTGGAGGCTTATCAGAACTGCCTGCCGAAAATCCAGTTATACGGCCCCACTAATATTGCCCCCATCATCCAGAAAGTTGCCAACTCTGCCTCTGAGGAGATGCATACCAAAGAGGCCATG GAGTACTTTATTCTGCTAATCCTGACGGATGGAGTGATCACAGATATGGCAGACACGCGAGAGGCCATCGTCCACGCCTCACACCTGCCCATGTCTGTCATCATCGTTGGCGTGGGCAACGCGGATTTCAGCGACATGCAGATGCTGGATGGTGATGATGGAATTTTGCGATCGCCTAAAGGAGAACCAGTCCTGAGGGACATCGTTCAGTTTGTGCCCTTCCACAACTTCAAACAT GCCTCTCCTGCAGCGTTGGCTAAAAGTGTTCTGGCCGAGGTCCCCAATCAAGTCGTGGATTACTACAATGGAAAAGGCATCAAGCCAAAATGCCTATCGGACTATGAGTCTTCCAGAGCATTCAGTCCCTGA